The proteins below are encoded in one region of Thiohalorhabdus sp. Cl-TMA:
- the acpP gene encoding acyl carrier protein — protein sequence MSDTDARVKKIVSEQLGLGEEEISTEASFVDDLGADSLDTVELVMALEEEFGCEIPDDEAEKITTVQEAITYINNNVG from the coding sequence ATGAGCGATACCGACGCTCGGGTGAAGAAGATTGTGTCCGAACAGCTGGGGCTCGGCGAGGAGGAGATCTCCACCGAGGCGTCCTTCGTCGACGATCTCGGCGCCGACTCCCTGGATACCGTCGAGCTGGTGATGGCCCTAGAAGAGGAATTCGGCTGCGAGATTCCCGACGACGAGGCGGAGAAAATCACCACGGTCCAGGAAGCCATTACCTATATCAACAACAACGTCGGCTGA
- the fabG gene encoding 3-oxoacyl-ACP reductase FabG has product MLNGQIAIVTGASRGIGHAIALRLGELGAAVAVTATSESGAQKAEQALGDAGAKAKGYALDVTDTEAIEPFIKAVQEDLGNPGILVNNAGITRDGLLMRMKDEDWQDVIDTNLSSVFRLTRAVTRPMMKAKGGRIINIASVVAAMGNAGQVNYSAAKAGILGMTKSTARELGPRGITVNAVAPGFIETDMTRELPEEQREALLQQIPLGRLGEPSEVAESVAFLAGPGGAYVTGSTLHVNGGMYMG; this is encoded by the coding sequence ATGCTGAACGGGCAAATCGCCATCGTTACCGGTGCCAGCCGGGGCATCGGGCACGCCATCGCGCTGCGGCTGGGTGAGCTCGGCGCAGCGGTCGCGGTCACGGCCACCTCCGAGTCCGGTGCCCAGAAGGCCGAGCAGGCCTTGGGGGACGCGGGCGCCAAGGCCAAGGGCTATGCCCTCGACGTCACGGATACCGAAGCCATCGAGCCGTTCATCAAAGCCGTGCAGGAGGATCTGGGCAATCCGGGCATCCTGGTGAACAACGCAGGCATCACCCGGGACGGCCTGCTCATGCGGATGAAGGACGAGGATTGGCAGGATGTCATCGATACCAACCTTTCCTCCGTTTTCCGGCTGACCCGGGCTGTCACGCGCCCCATGATGAAGGCCAAGGGTGGGCGCATCATCAATATCGCGTCGGTGGTGGCCGCCATGGGGAACGCGGGGCAGGTGAACTATTCCGCCGCCAAAGCGGGCATTCTGGGGATGACCAAATCCACCGCCCGGGAGCTCGGCCCGCGCGGCATCACCGTCAACGCGGTGGCTCCCGGGTTCATCGAGACCGATATGACCCGCGAGCTGCCCGAGGAGCAACGGGAGGCCCTGTTGCAGCAGATCCCCCTGGGGCGGCTCGGGGAACCCTCCGAGGTGGCCGAATCCGTTGCTTTTCTGGCGGGGCCCGGAGGGGCCTATGTCACCGGGTCCACGCTCCATGTGAATGGCGGCATGTACATGGGGTAA